Proteins encoded by one window of Amaranthus tricolor cultivar Red isolate AtriRed21 chromosome 4, ASM2621246v1, whole genome shotgun sequence:
- the LOC130810645 gene encoding uncharacterized protein LOC130810645, producing MACSISSSAFLISSDLFGARKNKPTSLSWSSSFPQFNLSLKSKTNLSNSTPKQDFVVQAAWTRRSRGEPRKTGRKSWKQRTDMFMRPFLLNVFFSKRFIHAKVMHRGTSKVISVATTNAKDLRTTLTSLTDNNACRVVGKLIAERSKEADVYALAYEPRKDERIEGKLGIVLDTIRENGIIFVD from the exons ATGGCTTGTAGCATATCATCTTCTGCATTTCTTATATCGTCAGACTTGTTTGGAGCTCGAAAGAATAAGCCCACCTCATTATCATGGTCTTCTTCATTTCCTCAATTCAATCTTTCTCTCAAGTCCAAAACTAATTTGTCAAATTCTACACCCAAACAG GATTTTGTTGTTCAAGCAGCTTGGACTCGGAGATCTCGAGGAGAACCAAGGAAAACGGGTAGGAAATCATGGAAGCAACGAACTGATATGTTCATGAGACCTTTTCTGCTAAATGTATTCTTCTCGAAGCGATTTATTCATGCCAAAGTGATGCACCGTGGAACCAGCAAAGTGATATCTGTTGCAACCACGAATGCTAAGGATTTAAGAACTACCTTGACATCCCTTACTGATAATAATGCATGCAGAGTGGTTGGTAAGCTCATTGCTGAGAGATCAAAAGAAGCTGATGTATATGCCCTGGCCTATGAGCCTCGGAAAGATGAGCGCATTGAGGGAAAGCTTGGCATTGTCCTTGATACCATTAGAGAAAATGGAATCATTTTTGTAGATTAA
- the LOC130810646 gene encoding signal recognition particle 9 kDa protein isoform X1, translating to MVYLTSWDEFVERSVQLFRADPESTRYSMKYRHCDGKLVLKVTDNKECLKFPFSFHQHHDGVCVSSLKFTLLINGIIVGYFLSKRGLRRGDRLSSLLVVLCMEYFTHIMNMLTILLGYSSILCVKS from the exons ATGGTTTACCTAACTTCGTGGGATGAATTCGTGGAGCGATCTGTCCAATTATTTCGCGCCGATCCTGAATCT ACTCGTTATTCGATGAAATACAGACACTGTGATGGAAAATTGGTTCTTAAAGTTACCGATAACAAAGAG TGCCTTAAATTTCCCTTCTCATTTCACCAACATCATGATGGAGTGTGTGTCTCTAGCCTCAAGTTTACCTTGCTTATCAATGGCATTATAGTTGGATATTTTCTCTCTAAAAGGGGTTTGAGGCGAGGAGATCGCCTATCATCGTTACTCGTTGTTCTTTGTATGGAATATTTCACTCACATCATGAATATGTTGACAATATTGTTGGGATATAGTTCCATCCTATGTGTAAAGAGCTGA
- the LOC130810393 gene encoding uncharacterized protein LOC130810393, whose product MDIVHVDGSATDEQSFAVKKQHACRVTGIETIEELQNALHDTLAVNNENLEISSKLPSDYGSSSLEDESTGSGDSNLDPEGSNASSCKCLHKSATFPIAVKEENAPESQPENKSCTRSQSLPTANKLVSAMKGGREKEGVSPRKLSVSWAPDVYDPVPTSLSHYPKKKSRLQLKSNKKHGKSKQKSKNARGGASASKDKKQHRNMGGNSDKCLDSFSDANRVPPSNKFAAFTLLDFDDGIEIGSPNSSCASNFLEQSDGTMHCVC is encoded by the coding sequence ATGGACATTGTTCATGTTGACGGTAGTGCTACAGATGAACAGTCTTTTGCCGTGAAGAAGCAGCATGCTTGCCGTGTTACTGGAATTGAAACTATAGAGGAACTTCAAAATGCACTTCATGATACTCTAGCAGTGAATAATGAGAACCTGGAAATCAGCAGCAAGCTACCTTCAGATTATGGCAGTAGCAGTCTGGAGGATGAAAGCACAGGATCAGGTGACAGTAACCTAGATCCGGAAGGCTCTAATGCATCATCTTGTAAGTGCTTGCACAAGAGCGCTACTTTCCCTATTGCGGTTAAAGAGGAAAATGCACCTGAATCTCAGCCAGAAAATAAGTCTTGTACGCGCTCTCAGTCTCTTCCGACTGCAAACAAGCTCGTCTCTGCTATGAAAGGTGGCCGAGAGAAGGAAGGTGTTTCTCCTAGGAAGCTGAGTGTATCTTGGGCACCTGATGTGTATGATCCTGTACCAACTTCCTTATCTCACTATCCAAAGAAAAAGTCTCGGCTTCAGTTAAAGAGCAACAAGAAACATGGAAAGAGCAAGCAGAAGAGTAAGAATGCACGTGGGGGAGCAAGTGCATCGAAAGATAAGAAACAACACCGCAACATGGGCGGAAATTCTGATAAGTGTTTGGACTCCTTTTCGGATGCCAATAGGGTACCACCATCAAACAAGTTTGCTGCTTTCACTCTGTTGGATTTTGATGATGGTATTGAAATCGGTAGCCCTAATTCCAGCTGCGCGAGCAACTTTCTGGAACAATCTGATGGTACCATGCATTGTGTTTGCTGA
- the LOC130810646 gene encoding signal recognition particle 9 kDa protein isoform X2 produces the protein MVYLTSWDEFVERSVQLFRADPESTRYSMKYRHCDGKLVLKVTDNKECLKFKTDQAQDAKKMEKLNNIFFALMARGPEVDIAEVTGKEQLEAQPSKKGRGRKQ, from the exons ATGGTTTACCTAACTTCGTGGGATGAATTCGTGGAGCGATCTGTCCAATTATTTCGCGCCGATCCTGAATCT ACTCGTTATTCGATGAAATACAGACACTGTGATGGAAAATTGGTTCTTAAAGTTACCGATAACAAAGAG TGCCTTAAATTTAAGACTGATCAAGCACAAGATGCAAAGAAGATGGAGAAGCTCAACAATATATTCTTTGCTTTGATGGCTCGTGGTCCTGAAG TGGATATAGCAGAAGTCACAGGGAAAGAACAATTGGAGGCACAGCCGTCAAAGAAAGGAAGAGGAAGAAAGCAATGA